Proteins co-encoded in one Mycobacterium mantenii genomic window:
- a CDS encoding molybdenum cofactor biosynthesis protein MoaE, whose translation MTLVVRAAMTEHPISLAEHEELVGHQSAGAVVGFVGMIRDHDGGRRVVRLEYSAHPSADQVIADVVADVAQQSSGVRAVAASHRIGALRIGEAALVAAVAADHRQAAFATCAHLVDTIKARLPVWKHQFFADGTEEWVGSA comes from the coding sequence ATGACACTCGTCGTGCGCGCAGCCATGACCGAGCACCCGATTTCGCTGGCTGAACATGAGGAGTTGGTGGGCCATCAGTCGGCCGGGGCCGTCGTCGGCTTCGTCGGCATGATTCGCGACCACGACGGCGGACGGCGGGTGGTGCGGCTGGAGTACTCCGCGCACCCTTCGGCCGACCAGGTCATCGCCGACGTGGTGGCCGACGTGGCCCAGCAATCCAGCGGCGTGCGTGCCGTCGCCGCCAGCCACCGAATTGGCGCGCTGCGCATCGGGGAGGCGGCGTTGGTGGCGGCGGTCGCAGCCGATCATCGGCAAGCCGCGTTCGCCACCTGCGCGCACCTGGTGGACACCATCAAGGCCCGGCTACCGGTGTGGAAGCACCAATTCTTCGCCGACGGCACCGAAGAGTGGGTGGGCTCGGCCTGA
- a CDS encoding MogA/MoaB family molybdenum cofactor biosynthesis protein codes for MSSRSARVIIASTRASSGVYDDRCGPIIAEWLSERGFSAVQPEVVADGPPVGKALRTAIDADVDLIITSGGTGISPSDSTPDQTVAVVDYLIPGLAEAIRQSGLPKVPTSVLSRGVCGVAGQTLIVNLPGSPGGVRDGLGVLADVLDHALDQLAGKDHQR; via the coding sequence ATGAGCTCCCGTTCAGCCCGCGTCATCATCGCCTCGACCCGTGCGTCGTCGGGGGTGTACGACGACCGATGCGGTCCGATCATCGCCGAATGGCTTTCAGAGCGGGGCTTTTCGGCCGTGCAGCCCGAGGTGGTCGCCGATGGGCCGCCGGTCGGCAAGGCGCTCCGCACGGCGATCGACGCCGACGTCGACCTGATCATCACCTCCGGTGGCACCGGCATCTCGCCCAGCGACAGCACGCCGGACCAGACCGTGGCCGTCGTCGATTACCTGATTCCGGGGCTGGCGGAGGCGATCCGCCAGTCGGGCCTGCCGAAGGTGCCCACGTCGGTGCTGTCGCGGGGGGTGTGCGGGGTAGCCGGCCAGACCCTGATCGTCAACCTGCCGGGTTCGCCCGGAGGGGTGCGCGACGGCCTTGGAGTGCTCGCCGATGTGCTGGACCACGCGCTCGATCAACTCGCCGGCAAAGATCACCAGCGATGA
- the moaC gene encoding cyclic pyranopterin monophosphate synthase MoaC — translation MARASDASKAPATWASGDSGSGALSHLDDHGAAHMVDVSEKVATKRTAVAAGVLRTSAQVVALISTGGLPKGDALATARVAGIQAAKRTSDLIPLCHQLALTGVDIDFTVGESEIEIIATVRSTDRTGVEMEALTAVSVAGLTLYDMIKAVDPAARIDDIRVLRKEGGKTGRWARP, via the coding sequence ATGGCCAGGGCCTCTGACGCCTCCAAAGCCCCGGCGACCTGGGCGTCGGGAGATTCCGGCTCGGGCGCCCTGTCACACCTGGACGACCACGGGGCGGCGCACATGGTTGACGTCAGCGAGAAGGTGGCCACCAAGCGCACCGCGGTCGCCGCGGGTGTCCTGCGCACGTCGGCGCAGGTGGTGGCGCTGATCTCGACGGGCGGCCTGCCCAAGGGCGACGCGCTGGCCACGGCGCGGGTGGCCGGCATTCAGGCCGCGAAGCGCACCAGCGACCTCATCCCGCTGTGTCATCAGCTCGCGCTCACGGGGGTCGACATCGACTTCACCGTGGGCGAGTCTGAGATCGAGATCATCGCAACGGTGCGAAGCACCGACCGCACGGGGGTAGAGATGGAAGCGTTGACGGCCGTCAGCGTCGCGGGGCTGACGCTCTACGACATGATCAAGGCGGTAGACCCGGCGGCACGGATCGACGACATTCGAGTGCTGCGCAAGGAAGGCGGCAAAACCGGAAGGTGGGCGCGCCCATGA
- a CDS encoding transglycosylase family protein, with protein MSGRHRKPSSSNISVAKIAVTGAVLGGGSIALAGQAAAATDGEWDQVAHCESGGNWAINTGNGYHGGVQFSASTWASHGGGQYAPSAELATREQQIAVAERVLATQGRGAWPVCGGPLSGPTQREVPAPASLDAPGINGAPAPLAPPADAPPPDAPPPPPPAPVQLASFDRPAPPDAPPPPADLPPAPPADAVPLAPPVDLPPAPPADAPPPAPLADAPPAVDSDFHGFVPAGMPQHVADAGYTQQLWDAIRAQDVQGNDALDALAQPSPGA; from the coding sequence ATGAGTGGACGTCACCGTAAGCCCAGCAGTTCGAACATCAGCGTTGCCAAGATCGCCGTTACCGGCGCAGTTCTTGGTGGCGGCAGCATCGCCCTTGCCGGCCAAGCGGCCGCGGCCACCGACGGCGAATGGGATCAGGTAGCCCATTGCGAATCCGGCGGCAACTGGGCCATCAACACCGGCAACGGCTACCACGGCGGCGTGCAGTTCAGCGCAAGCACCTGGGCCTCGCACGGCGGTGGCCAGTACGCCCCGTCGGCCGAACTCGCCACCAGGGAACAGCAGATCGCCGTCGCCGAGCGGGTGCTCGCCACCCAGGGTCGTGGCGCTTGGCCCGTGTGCGGCGGCCCGTTGTCGGGTCCCACCCAGCGTGAGGTGCCCGCGCCGGCCAGCCTGGACGCGCCCGGAATCAACGGCGCCCCGGCGCCGCTGGCGCCACCCGCGGACGCGCCCCCGCCGGACGCTCCGCCGCCCCCGCCGCCCGCTCCGGTGCAACTGGCCTCGTTCGACCGGCCGGCGCCGCCCGACGCTCCGCCACCGCCGGCGGACCTGCCGCCCGCTCCCCCGGCGGACGCCGTTCCGCTCGCGCCTCCGGTGGACCTGCCGCCAGCACCTCCGGCCGACGCGCCGCCGCCCGCACCCCTGGCGGACGCACCGCCCGCGGTGGACAGCGACTTCCACGGTTTCGTACCGGCCGGCATGCCGCAGCATGTCGCCGACGCCGGCTACACCCAGCAACTGTGGGACGCGATCCGGGCGCAGGACGTTCAGGGAAACGACGCGCTGGACGCTCTGGCACAGCCGTCGCCCGGCGCCTGA
- a CDS encoding MoaD/ThiS family protein translates to MGQAPVQANGIQVTVRYFAAARAAAGVESETVVLRPGTTVSELVDRLAVRGSRLATVLTRCSYLRDGIAVRDETAALQSGDTIDVLPPFSGG, encoded by the coding sequence ATGGGACAGGCTCCTGTCCAAGCAAACGGAATCCAGGTGACGGTGCGCTATTTCGCGGCCGCCCGCGCGGCCGCCGGCGTCGAGTCGGAGACGGTGGTGCTGCGCCCCGGCACGACGGTCTCCGAGCTGGTCGACCGGCTCGCCGTTCGCGGGTCTCGCCTGGCCACCGTGTTGACCCGGTGCTCGTACCTGCGCGACGGGATCGCCGTCCGCGACGAGACCGCGGCGTTGCAATCCGGTGACACGATCGATGTTCTGCCGCCCTTTTCCGGCGGCTGA